The window TGGGGCCGCTTCCGTCGCATGATCGAAGCAGCCGACGCGCGCTTGAACGTCTCTGTCGAAGGATACGATGGCGTGCTGGTAACGCTGCTCGGCGATGTTGCCGCCGCTTACGTGCAAATCCGCACGCTCGAACGCGAGATTGAGCTGACGCAGAAAAACGTGCAGCTGCAATACCAGACCCTGGTGCTGGCCGATGCGCGATTCCAAGGGGGCACGGCCACGCGTCTCGATGTGGAACAGGCCAAGACTGTCATGAAGGCTACCGAGGCCCAGATCCCGGGCCTGAAGATCAGTCTGCGACAGGCCAACAACCGACTCTGCATTCTGATGGGAATGCCGCCCGAGGACTTGCAGAAGCGGATCGGCCCGGGGCAAATCCCCACGGCGCCTCGCGACGTGGTCGTCGGCATTCCCGCCGACCTGCTGCGTCGCCGGCCCGACGTGCGTGCCGCCGAGCGCGCGGCCGCTGCCCAATCCGCGCAGATCGGCATCGCCGAGGCGGAGTTCTATCCGCATATTTCGCTCGTAGGCACGCTCGACTACTCCAGTCAAAGCTTTCATAACCTGATCGACCCCGGATCGTTCTCGGGCATCGTCGGCCCCTCTTATTCGTGGAACATTCTTAACTACGGTCGCATCCTTAATAACGTCCGGGCACAGAATGCGCTGTTTCAGCAGCTGGTCGTCGACTATCAGATGGCAGTCTTGAACGCGGCCGAAGAGGCCGAAGACGGACTGGTCACGTTCCTCGAGTCGCAGGAACAGACAAAATCGCAGTCTGAAGCCGTAGAAGCGGCTCAAAACGCGGTAGATATTTCACTGGCGCAATACCAGGGGGGCCAAGTCGACTTCAATCGTGTGGCTGTGCTCGAGTTGCAATTGGTCCAGCAGCAAAACTTGTTGGCGCAAGCGCGCGGTCAGATCGCGACCGGATTGATCAACGTCTATCGCGCCTTGGGAGGGGGTTGGGAGCTGCGCCTCGACAACCCACAAGCATTACCCGAGGTGGCACTCGCAGCGCCGAACAGCACTCCTGAAACGACAGACAAATCGCAGGAAGCGATTCCGACGCCGACGGGTCAGTCCTCGACACAATTACCAGTGCCACCACCTGTGCTGCCCAACGCACAGCCGCCAAACGCACCGTCGAATACGCCGTCCAATGCCCCCCCGAGCATCCCGCCGACGGTGCCGCCAATCACAGCGCCAAGCCCACTGCCGAATTCGCTACCGAGCGCACCGCCCGCGGCGATTCCAGCTCCCTAGCGCTCTGGTATGATTGCGACGCGGCCACGGACGACGCACAGCTCAGGCGCGCGAGCGGGCACTTTGCTGCCGGGCAAGTTGCACGGTGATTTCCGCGGCGATGTCGGCGAGCGGCAGACATTGGCGGACCGCCTTGAGATCGACCGCTGCTTTGGGCATGCCGTAGACGACGCTCGTCGCCTGATCTTGCGCGACCGTGTACCAACTGGCTTGTTGCAACAGCTGCATCCCCCGCGCCCCGTCTGATCCCATGCCGGTGAGCAGCACAGCGACACCACTGCCAGGCCAGTAACGTGCCAGGCTGGAGAATAACGCATCGATCGACGGCCGATATGGGTAATTGGCCGGCTCCGACGTATAGCTCAGACGCTGATCGCGCTGCAGCACTAGATTGTCGTCCGTACCAGCCAGCAGCACGATCCCGGGCGTAGGCTCGTCGCGTTGCCGAGCGAGCCGAACCGGAAGCCGCGATCGGCTCGCCAACCAGCTTGCCAGACCCGGGGCAAACTCGGCGGCAATATGTTGAACGACCAGCACGGCCGCCGGACAGTCTGGCGGCAACGCGGACAAGATCTGTGCGACCGCCTCGGGACCACCCGTCGACGCGCCCAACGCGACTATCGAGGGCCGCGGTTGCGACGGAACGTTTTCCGAAGTGGCAGAGTGGGCACTGAATAATTTGCTGGGCTCCGCGCGCAGAGTGGAAAACTGCTGCGTGCGCGCTAGCTTGGCGATTCGCGCCAAGATCGCCTCGCCGTCTCGGACCTTGCCGTCCGGACCGAACGTCGGTGTGTTCACGGCGTCCAGCCCTCCCTCGCCCATCGCGGCATAAACCTGGTTGAGGTTGCCCGTCACGCTCGAGGTAACAAGCAAGATCGGGCAAGGCGTGGCGGCCATGATTTGCCGCGTGGCTTCGACGCCGTCCATCACCGGCATGACCAGGTCCATCAGAATAATGTCGGGGCGATCCTGGGCTGCGCGGCGCACGGCTTCGGCGCCGTTTTCGGCCAGCCAGGCGATGGTATGCTCGGGCGCAGAGAGCACGATGCGACGCAATACTTCGCGTGCCAGGGCCAGGTCGTTGACAATTGCGATACGCATTCCTAACGGAGTCCTACGTAGTTCCTGCGGCCAAGTGCGAACCTCACTAGGCCTCGCCGACGCAATCTCTGACTGCCTGCAGGAAAGTATCGTCGTGAAAGCTGCTCTTCGTCAAATAGTAGTTGGCCCCGACTTCCAGTCCCCGCAGGCGGTCCTCTGCGCGCTCTTTGTACGACACGATGATGACGGGCAGGTTGCGCAAGGAGACTTCGTTGCGAATCATGCGCACCAGTTCCAAACCATTCATCCGCGGCATATCGACATCCGAGATCACCAGGTCGAAGACTTCAGAGCGAACGATGTTCCACCCCTCCTGACCATCGACGGCGACCGTGACATCGTAACCTTGGTTGCGCAGGATCTGTCTTTCTACTTCCCGCACGGTAATTGAGTCGTCGACGACCAATACGCGCTTGCTTGGACCACGCGTCGCGCTTTCGCGCTCGTAACGCCGCAGCGCGCCGCGCTGGATGTAATGATCCATAGAACGGATCAAGTCTTCGACATCCGCAATCAACACCGGGGAACCATCGTCGAGCACGGCCGCGGCGCTGATGTTAGGCACCTTGCCCAGCCGCGCGTCGAGCGGACGAACCACCAGGTCTTGCTCGCCACGAAACGCATCGATAATCAATCCGTATTGTCCGACGGAATCGCTGACAAGTACGACGGTCAGGTCTGGTGTCTGGGGGACAGTAGTGTTCATGCCCAGAATCTGGGCCGCCAGGACGACGCCGATATTCTCTCCGTCTACGACCAGGAACTGCCGGTTTTCCAGTGAACGTAACGATGAGGCAGGAACCCGGATCAACCGATCGATGCGATGGTGCGGAAAAGCGTATGGCTCGCCATCGACTTCGACCACCACGGCCCGCAAGACCGATAGAGTAATTGGCAATTGCAGATGAAACGAGGTTCCTTTTCCCAAACGCGAATCAACGCGCACAGAACCACCGATGCGGCGCACGGCTTGCTGAACCACATCGAGCCCCACGCCGCGGCCGGAATACTCCGTAAGTTTCTCCGCCGTCGAAAAGCCAGGCAGGAAGAGGAACTCGAGCACTTCCGCGGTCGACATCGACTTGGACATTTCTGCCGTTGTCAGGCCCCGCTCGATGGTTTTGCGGCGAATGAGGTCGGGGTCGAGCCCGCGCCCATCGTCAGAGACCGCGACCGCGAGCATGCCCGCCCGATGATGAACCTCGAGCTTAATCACGCCACAATCGGACTTGCCGGCTGCTGTGCGCTCCTCGGGCATTTCCATGCCATGGTCGATGGCGTTGCGCAACAGGTGCGTCAACGGCGCTTCCAGCTTCTCCAGCACGTCGCGATCGACTTCGGTCTCAAGACCGTCGATCTCGAGCCGGACCTGTTTCTCAAGCTGCCGGGCCATATCGCGCACCAGACGGGGAAAGCCGTGCGCACCATCCGCAAATGGCCGCATGCGGCTGACGATTACCTCGCGGTAAAGCCGGCTATTGAGATCTTCGGCCTGCGCCGCATGATCATCAAACTCTATCATTCGTTCGGCCAGAACCTGGCGGCAGTGCGCCGTGCGACGGCGCACTTCGTCGACCAGCACGACTACTTCCTCGGCCGCGCCCTGCGTGGGAAGAGTCTGTGACAGGCTGTCCAACAGTCCGGCTAGATGGTCCTGATGTTTTTTCAGCTTCAGCAGGGACGTGGAAAAAGGCTGTAGCCACCGCGCCTGCACTAGCGACTCGCCGGCCAACCC of the Pirellulales bacterium genome contains:
- a CDS encoding hybrid sensor histidine kinase/response regulator, yielding MTGGGEFSLIDLFQEEVRAHTAVLSQGLLALEVDAANPQRIEPLMRGAHSIKGAARIIGIDLAVQLAHVMEDVFVAAQEGRIRISPTDIDELLRGTDMLAELAAVSDPSASAWTTKHTAEIADLRHRLTAVAEGRPMAVASSAPATKAMSDSIQPNDAVDPNESRGAGAAQRPPQSLAAAGHVPSWQMIDIPTGPIVPADDSPLLDLFREEVRGNCLSIQIGLRGLAENSQDTAPLESLASAARAIRGAAKIVGIGPAAQLAEALEATFTVAFTTTKSVDVRAWHPLHSAVEMLVELIAIRPETVPEWIARRASDVAEVCRLLSVAPIDSAPAITLPAASTAATTQAIAGEEKVPSTEADARMHAEASIAQAVAGSSDESLIVPQAAAAAPIAAEPAAAVVRVSAQSLNRLMGLAGESLVQARWLQPFSTSLLKLKKHQDHLAGLLDSLSQTLPTQGAAEEVVVLVDEVRRRTAHCRQVLAERMIEFDDHAAQAEDLNSRLYREVIVSRMRPFADGAHGFPRLVRDMARQLEKQVRLEIDGLETEVDRDVLEKLEAPLTHLLRNAIDHGMEMPEERTAAGKSDCGVIKLEVHHRAGMLAVAVSDDGRGLDPDLIRRKTIERGLTTAEMSKSMSTAEVLEFLFLPGFSTAEKLTEYSGRGVGLDVVQQAVRRIGGSVRVDSRLGKGTSFHLQLPITLSVLRAVVVEVDGEPYAFPHHRIDRLIRVPASSLRSLENRQFLVVDGENIGVVLAAQILGMNTTVPQTPDLTVVLVSDSVGQYGLIIDAFRGEQDLVVRPLDARLGKVPNISAAAVLDDGSPVLIADVEDLIRSMDHYIQRGALRRYERESATRGPSKRVLVVDDSITVREVERQILRNQGYDVTVAVDGQEGWNIVRSEVFDLVISDVDMPRMNGLELVRMIRNEVSLRNLPVIIVSYKERAEDRLRGLEVGANYYLTKSSFHDDTFLQAVRDCVGEA
- a CDS encoding efflux transporter outer membrane subunit, whose protein sequence is MSTYTPAFRALRPAVDVGKERRQFRRPWWVLSLLLPLLAAAGCTPWRDYIRNGLKVGPNYRRPPAPVASQWIDAADPRVRSQEVSLRNWWTVFNDPVLNSLIDTAYRQNLTLRDAGFRVLQARAQLGIAVGLFFPQTQTMNGDFLREAATRNTANRSFIAKRYYDQWDYGFNLAWEIDFWGRFRRMIEAADARLNVSVEGYDGVLVTLLGDVAAAYVQIRTLEREIELTQKNVQLQYQTLVLADARFQGGTATRLDVEQAKTVMKATEAQIPGLKISLRQANNRLCILMGMPPEDLQKRIGPGQIPTAPRDVVVGIPADLLRRRPDVRAAERAAAAQSAQIGIAEAEFYPHISLVGTLDYSSQSFHNLIDPGSFSGIVGPSYSWNILNYGRILNNVRAQNALFQQLVVDYQMAVLNAAEEAEDGLVTFLESQEQTKSQSEAVEAAQNAVDISLAQYQGGQVDFNRVAVLELQLVQQQNLLAQARGQIATGLINVYRALGGGWELRLDNPQALPEVALAAPNSTPETTDKSQEAIPTPTGQSSTQLPVPPPVLPNAQPPNAPSNTPSNAPPSIPPTVPPITAPSPLPNSLPSAPPAAIPAP
- the cheB gene encoding chemotaxis-specific protein-glutamate methyltransferase CheB, with product MRIAIVNDLALAREVLRRIVLSAPEHTIAWLAENGAEAVRRAAQDRPDIILMDLVMPVMDGVEATRQIMAATPCPILLVTSSVTGNLNQVYAAMGEGGLDAVNTPTFGPDGKVRDGEAILARIAKLARTQQFSTLRAEPSKLFSAHSATSENVPSQPRPSIVALGASTGGPEAVAQILSALPPDCPAAVLVVQHIAAEFAPGLASWLASRSRLPVRLARQRDEPTPGIVLLAGTDDNLVLQRDQRLSYTSEPANYPYRPSIDALFSSLARYWPGSGVAVLLTGMGSDGARGMQLLQQASWYTVAQDQATSVVYGMPKAAVDLKAVRQCLPLADIAAEITVQLARQQSARSRA